One genomic segment of Pseudorca crassidens isolate mPseCra1 chromosome X, mPseCra1.hap1, whole genome shotgun sequence includes these proteins:
- the NBDY gene encoding LOW QUALITY PROTEIN: negative regulator of P-body association (The sequence of the model RefSeq protein was modified relative to this genomic sequence to represent the inferred CDS: inserted 1 base in 1 codon), protein MGDQPCTSGRSTLQPGNTREIKPPKKRCXLAPRWDYPEGTPNGGSTPLPSTPPPASPGLKSHPPSPEK, encoded by the exons ATGGGGGACCAACCTTGTACCTCCGGGAGATCCACGCTCCAGCCTGGAAACACGCGGGAAATCAAGCCTCCAAAAAAGCGCT TCCTAGCTCCACGTTGGGATTATCCAGAAGGAACCCCCAACGGAGGTAGTACCCCTCTCCCTTCCACACCTCCTCCAGCATCACCGGGCCTGAAGTCGCACCCACCTTCTCCGGAGAAATAG